A DNA window from Streptomyces canus contains the following coding sequences:
- a CDS encoding HoxN/HupN/NixA family nickel/cobalt transporter: MTDPALPETAAASFRWRREDTVKTAGLMAAIAALHVVAFGILFLLVVPEHYEVGDKAFGIGLGVTAYTLGMRHAFDADHIAAIDNTTRKLMADGKRPVSGGFWFALGHSSVVVLLAVLIAGGTQLAGKVMNEGSSTHQVLGFLGTTVSGSFLYLIAALNLVALMGILKVFRAMREGTYDEKELEQHLDSRGFMNRILGRLTKSITRPGQMFPLGFLFGLGFDTATEVTLMVMAGSGAAAGLPWYAILCLPLLFAAGMSLFDTLDGTFMNFAYQWAFSNPVRKVFYNLAITGLSIAVAFFIGTIELVGVLHDKFDLTDALTTWIADIDLDNVGYVIVGLFVVVWAAAIAYWRLAKVEQRWAPRPADTR; this comes from the coding sequence ATGACTGATCCCGCGCTGCCCGAGACCGCCGCCGCCTCCTTCCGCTGGCGACGCGAGGACACCGTCAAGACGGCCGGTCTGATGGCCGCGATAGCCGCCCTGCACGTCGTCGCCTTCGGCATCCTCTTCCTGCTGGTCGTCCCGGAGCACTACGAGGTGGGCGACAAGGCCTTCGGTATCGGACTCGGCGTCACCGCCTACACCCTCGGTATGCGGCACGCCTTCGACGCCGACCACATCGCCGCGATCGACAACACCACGCGCAAGCTGATGGCGGACGGCAAGCGGCCGGTGTCCGGGGGGTTCTGGTTCGCGCTCGGGCACTCCAGTGTCGTGGTCCTGCTCGCCGTGCTGATCGCCGGTGGCACCCAGCTGGCCGGGAAGGTCATGAACGAGGGGTCGAGTACCCACCAGGTCCTCGGATTTCTCGGTACGACCGTCTCCGGGTCGTTCCTCTATCTCATCGCCGCTCTCAACCTGGTCGCCCTGATGGGCATCCTGAAGGTCTTCCGGGCGATGCGGGAGGGGACGTACGACGAGAAGGAGCTGGAACAGCACCTGGACTCCCGCGGCTTCATGAACCGGATCCTCGGCCGGCTCACCAAGTCCATCACCCGGCCGGGGCAGATGTTTCCGCTGGGCTTCCTGTTCGGGCTCGGCTTCGACACGGCCACGGAAGTGACCCTGATGGTGATGGCCGGGTCGGGTGCGGCCGCGGGTCTTCCCTGGTACGCCATCCTCTGTCTGCCGCTGCTCTTCGCCGCCGGCATGAGCCTGTTCGACACCCTCGACGGCACGTTCATGAACTTCGCCTACCAGTGGGCCTTCTCCAACCCCGTCCGCAAGGTCTTCTACAACCTCGCCATCACGGGGCTGTCCATCGCGGTCGCCTTCTTCATCGGCACGATCGAGCTCGTCGGCGTCCTGCACGACAAGTTCGACCTCACCGACGCCCTCACCACCTGGATCGCCGACATCGACCTCGACAACGTCGGCTACGTCATCGTCGGCCTGTTCGTGGTGGTGTGGGCGGCGGCGATCGCCTACTGGCGGCTCGCGAAGGTGGAGCAGCGGTGGGCGCCACGGCCCGCCGACACGCGCTAG
- a CDS encoding ArsR/SmtB family transcription factor, producing the protein MHLVPADRADRRTIDGHRVCDAIAAIGDPGHVRTWSDRFALLADPNRLSLLLALHRTGPLAVSDLAIATGMNDPAVSQALRLLRAAGVVAGEKEGRVVRYRVVDEAVRGLLTQVS; encoded by the coding sequence ATGCACCTCGTCCCGGCCGACCGAGCCGACCGCCGCACGATCGACGGACACCGGGTGTGCGACGCCATCGCCGCGATCGGCGACCCGGGACACGTCCGCACCTGGTCCGACCGTTTCGCCCTCCTGGCCGACCCCAACCGCCTCTCCCTGCTCCTGGCCCTGCACCGGACCGGCCCGCTGGCGGTCTCCGACCTCGCGATCGCGACGGGGATGAACGACCCCGCCGTGTCCCAGGCGCTACGGCTGCTGCGGGCGGCCGGGGTGGTGGCGGGGGAGAAGGAGGGGAGGGTGGTGCGGTACCGGGTGGTGGACGAGGCGGTGCGGGGGCTGTTGACGCAGGTGTCCTGA